In Silene latifolia isolate original U9 population unplaced genomic scaffold, ASM4854445v1 scaffold_195, whole genome shotgun sequence, the following proteins share a genomic window:
- the LOC141638196 gene encoding two-pore potassium channel 5, producing the protein MMMMGEEEERQPLFLPISSSSSSSSSSSTSSSFPQEIEKEKDKELSSACSAPIPSEQLPRSKSGLHRCRTAPAMDMAAVLREMQAQAAKEKEDDDEDSDLDLEESKMIGRSRSPAQQASVLLIVYLLMGALVYGLNRDKFTGVETHPLVDALYFCIVTMSTIGYGDITPLTSSTKLFVCAFVLVGFGFIDILLATVLNYVLDQQEKSILADIQHRNLLLVDLSKGRMRIRLKVALALFVLVLCIGIGTLFLFFVEGFSFIDSLYLSALSVTTVGYGDRAFSTLSGRLFASIWLLLSTLAVARAFLFLVEARIDKRQRTLAKWVLQRDITPQDLFAANINNNNFITKSEYVIYKLKEMGKIGEQDISQICNQFSKLDPNNMGRITLPDLLQNHHHSYMPNR; encoded by the exons atgatgatgatgggggaggaggaggaaAGGCAGCCTCTCTTCTTGcctatatcatcatcatcatcatcatcatcatcatcatcaacctcatccTCATTTCCCCaggaaattgaaaaagaaaaagacaaGGAATTATCATCGGCATGTAGTGCCCCAATCCCGAGTGAGCAGCTGCCGAGATCGAAGTCGGGGCTGCACAGGTGTAGAACAGCTCCGGCCATGGATATGGCGGCTGTACTGAGGGAGATGCAAGCACAAGCAGCAAAGGagaaggaggatgatgatgaagatTCAGATTTAGATTTAGAAGAATCAAAGATGATTGGTAGGAGTAGGAGTCCAGCTCAGCAAGCAAGTGTGCTTCTGATTGTATACCTGTTAATGGGTGCTCTTGTTTACGGACTTAACAGGGATAAGTTCACAGGTGTTGAGACACATCCACTTGTTGACGCACTCTACTTCTGCATTGTCACCATGTCTACCATCGGCTACGGTGACATCACTCCCCTCACCTCCTCCACTAAGCTCTTTGTCTGCGCCTTCGTCCTCGTCGGCTTTGGTTTCATCGACATTCTTCTCGCCACTGTCCTCAATTACGTCCTTGATCAACAGGAGAAGTCCATTCTCGCTGACATTCAACATCGCAACCTCCTTCTTGTCGACCTCAGCAAAGGCCGCATGCGTATCCGCCTCAAGGTCGCCCTTGCTCTCTTCGTTCTCGTTCTCTGCATCGGCATCGGCACCCTCTTTCTCTTCTTTGTTGAGGGATTTTCTTTCATTGACTCCCTCTACCTCTCCGCCCTCTCTGTCACCACCGTTGGTTACGGGGACAGGGCCTTCTCCACTCTCTCTGGTCGCCTCTTCGCCTCCATCTGGCTTCTCCTTTCCACTCTCGCCGTCGCACGGGCCTTCCTCTTCCTTGTCGAGGCTCGAATTGACAAGCGGCAGCGCACTCTTGCTAAGTGGGTTCTCCAGAGAGACATTACTCCTCAGGATTTGTTTGCTGCtaatatcaacaacaataacTTCATCAC AAAATCAGAGTATGTTATTTACAAGCTGAAAGAGATGGGTAAGATAGGAGAGCAGGATATATCTCAAATTTGCAATCAATTCAGTAAGCTCGATCCCAACAACATGGGCAGGATAACTTTACCCGATCTCTTGCAGAATCATCATCACTCATATATGCCAAATAGATAG
- the LOC141638195 gene encoding uncharacterized protein LOC141638195 — translation MYGSKRKTRRERLLKSKRKMKSGEARLLLGFDPHSRPTASQIKAAYKNKVWDVHPDRFPETQRSVAESRFKMISEAYTCLLFTAQESSHSVSYTRVVKTGVPRPNGGGRHPLVGLPFLFIILATVGLGGFSVARAYRKEQESNPSHNPFLP, via the exons ATGTATGGCTCAAAAAGGAAGACGCGGAGGGAGAGATTGTTGAAGAGTAAAAGAAAGATGAAGAGTGGTGAGGCGAGGCTTCTTCTAGGATTTGATCCGCATTCTCGCCCCACCGCTTCTCAG ATCAAAGCCGCATATAAAAACAAGGTTTGGGATGTTCACCCTGATCGTTTTCCAGAGACTCAAAGGAGCGTCGCTGAATCTCGTTTTAAAATG ATTTCAGAAGCCTATACTTGCCTCCTCTTCACCG CTCAGGAAAGCTCTCATTCCG TTTCCTACACACGAGTTGTCAAGACCGGGGTTCCAAGGCCAAATGGAGGTGGAAGACATCCTTTAGTTGGCCTGCCCTTCCTTTTCATCATTCTCGCAACCGTCGGACTTGGAGGTTTCAGTGTTGCCAG GGCTTACAGAAAGGAACAAGAATCAAATCCCTCACATAATCCCTTCCTTCCCTGA
- the LOC141638198 gene encoding uncharacterized protein LOC141638198 → MAEEVGDGPPPGTGGIRLMNFVSQEQLDEAKRSRGERLEDGTAQRDRPLFEILKENKDKRDAEFNDRFKHRPPKALDQDETEFLDNLDSSRKEYERLIADQEAQQLRTFQAAVAAQSLTVQQFKEIPPVSNVQEDPKRMVGKKNQGGQPVGMIIKVKPQAKKAKVEESAGPQAGSNIKRLAEMQQQLGQQRAASQRDPLQRSEAEGNGENVNDVTKIGLVSYSDESEDD, encoded by the exons ATGGCAGAAGAAGTAGGCGACGGTCCTCCTCCTGGTACTGGTGGTATTAGGCTGATGAATTTTGTATCACAGGAACAG TTAGATGAGGCCAAGAGAAGCAGGGGTGAAAGACTCGAAGATGGCACTGCTCAGAGGGACCGTCCCCTTTTCGAG ATATTAAaagagaacaaggacaaacgcGATGCGGAATTTAATGACCGTTTCAAGCACC GACCCCCTAAGGCTTTGGACCAAGATGAGACTGAATTCCTTGACAATTTAGACTCC TCCCGCAAGGAATACGAACGCCTCATTGCTGACCAAGAAGCCCAACAACTCCGCACCTTCCAA GCAGCTGTGGCGGCACAATCTTTGACTGTACAACAGTTTAAAGAAATACCTCCGGTTTCTAATGTTCAGGAG GATCCAAAAAGGATGGTGGGAAAGAAAAATCAAGGTGGTCAGCCAGTGGGAATGATTATAAAGGTTAAACCGCAGGctaagaaggctaaagtggagGAATCTGCAGGGCCACAAGCAGGAAGTAATATTAAGCGCCTTGCAGAGATGCAACAACAGTTAGGGCAGCAAAGAGCAGCTAGTCAGCGTGATCCTCTACAACGTTCTGAGGCGGAGGGCAATGGGGAAAACGTCAACGATGTAACAAAGATTGGTCTGGTTTCATATAGTGATGAAAGTGAGGATGATTAG
- the LOC141638200 gene encoding uncharacterized protein LOC141638200 produces the protein MSHCPSSVYNSQSQKISVGIVVNSVAPQPTKESNFSNTIKEPSNAHRLLNHNVDQGVKSLAANIGQFEKPPSSPAKTHSLQTARNEALLQHAVANGSLSDTHRRSENFCVSVTKELQHQTSGEEIRIKEALRLKLRQILGPTPFSFQQNLNVSSRQMMREQNAKVDANIGQFEKPASSPAKTHSVQNAQNEALLVHDVARKRDADNASQKNGNMSGTHGRSENFSAVCNQARVSVTKEPQEQTSGVEISSKEALRMNVSTHQMMRRQNAKVDRHSKLRQNSDTIETDSENVSFTTKRPVTRSLARYKAPTAGRTRNFKSKSLFRDEKAKQCNSLSSSAKKHMPSQSCAVNRGCLTTDHTDGAKKSCGIKPGDFLLPLTGLKNIQPVVTGDEKSTPAKELPLRSVTRPPPSHGCLNENIELQDSENPVLREKSEHHESFGFQTPAALQEDRDDCSDCPLFKMTGFVLNSSPPHGSPPKAGPSIVEDKCLTVSSSATENDDNSDSSDGTATPDDRYSNASDSEEKDADDGLFTPGKGEPDGTEEVSSLKRAYMEDVQTSSEIGLVEKPVFFWNKRHRSQDVDFDDVSPAFTNPKVGGKPDDIFMEASEENADNGIARVISLLGLALEKVKSKMALAANRRCLDILMSASKEIHSQLQDVESQIQTDVRKLTCLKTLKRKHLETMLQEQQECLKVIHEKFMEEIHMYLQDCKGAAEGLEMQHIELKEALEAQKVSQRKLVSQAEAAVENHISDAHRKMTSVCKMRQKKMQQLKFAVGECLKDVVLG, from the exons ATGAGTCACTGTCCGAGTTCTGTGTATAATTCCCAATCCCAAAAGATATCCGTCGGCATTGTGGTAAATTCTGTAGCTCCACAGCCGACTAAGGAAAGTAATTTTTCAAATACGATCAAGGAACCTTCTAATGCTCACCGTCTGCTGAATCATAATGTCGACCAAGGAGTGAAATCACTTGCTGCAAACATAGGTCAATTTGAAAAGCCACCATCCTCACCAGCCAAAACACATTCTCTACAGACTGCTCGGAATGAAGCTTTGTTACAACATGCTGTTGCCAATGGCAGCTTGTCTGATACACACAGAAGATCTGAAAATTTCTGTGTGTCAGTCACAAAGGAGCTTCAACACCAGACGAGTGGTGAGGAAATTAGAATCAAAGAAGCTCTAAGGCTGAAGCTCCGCCAAATTTTAGGACCTACTCCTTTCTCTTTTCAACAGAATCTTAATGTCAGTAGTCGTCAGATGATGCGGGAGCAAAATGCCAAAGTTGATGCAAACATAGGTCAATTTGAAAAGCCAGCATCCTCACCAGCCAAAACACATTCTGTACAGAATGCTCAGAATGAAGCTTTGTTAGTACATGATGTTGCCAGGAAGAGAGATGCTGACAACGCTTCTCAAAAGAACGGCAACATGTCTGGTACACACGGAAGATCTGAGAATTTCTCTGCTGTTTGCAACCAAGCTCGTGTGTCAGTAACAAAGGAGCCTCAAGAGCAGACGAGTGGTGTGGAAATTAGTAGCAAAGAAGCTCTAAGGATGAATGTGAGTACTCATCAGATGATGCGGAGGCAAAATGCCAAAGTTGATCGCCATTCCAAACTCAGGCAGAATTCAGACACCATAGAAACCGATTCTGAGAATGTTAGTTTTACCACTAAGAGGCCAGTAACCAGGTCTCTTGCAAGATATAAAGCTCCCACTGCCGGTCGGACTAGAAATTTTAAATCCAAGTCTTTATTTCGTGATGAAAAGGCAAAACAGTGTAATAGTTTATCCTCTTCTGCCAAAAAGCATATGCCTTCTCAATCTTGTGCTGTAAATCGTGGCTGCTTGACGACTGATCATACTGATGGCGCCAAGAAAAGCTGTGGAATCAAGCCAGGTGACTTTCTGTTGCCTTTGACAGGCTTGAAGAACATCCAGCCCGTGGTGACTGGGGATGAAAAGTCAACACCTGCAAAAGAACTACCATTGCGAAGTGTCACGAGACCTCCTCCTTCACATGGCTGTTTGAATGAAAACATTGAGCTGCAAGACTCAGAAAATCCAGTTCTGCGAGAAAAATCAGAGCATCATGAGTCTTTTGGCTTTCAAACTCCTGCAGCTCTGCAGGAAGATCGCGATGATTGTTCTGATTGTCCATTGTTTAAAATGACAGGGTTTGTTCTTAATTCATCTCCACCACATGGATCTCCCCCTAAAGCTGGTCCGTCTATAGTTGAAGATAAATGTTTAACTGTGAGCAGCTCAGCTACGGAAAACGATGACAATTCTGATTCTTCT GATGGCACAGCAACACCCGATGACAGATATTCCAATGCCAGTGACTCAGAAGAGAAGGATGCTGATGATGGGCTCTTCACACCCGGTAAAGGAGAACCTGATGGCACCGAGGAAGTTTCATCTTTGAAGAGAG CCTATATGGAAGATGTTCAAACATCTTCAGAGATTGGGCTTGTTGAGAAACCAGTATTCTTCTGGAACAAACGACATCGCAGCCAAGATGTTGATTTTGACGACGTCAGTCCTGCTTTCACCAATCCAAAAG TTGGTGGGAAACCAGATGATATATTCATGGAAGCTTCAGAGGAAAATGCAGACAATGGAATTGCAAG AGTAATTTCATTACTGGGGTTGGCTTTAGAAAAGGTTAAGAGCAAAATGGCATTGGCGGCAAACAGAAGATGCTTAGATATACTGATGTCTGCTTCTAAGGAAATTCATTCACAGTTACAGGACGTTGAATCTCAGATTCAGACTGATGT AAGGAAGCTTACGTGCCTTAAGACATTGAAAAGAAAACATCTGGAGACTATGCTTCAAG AACAACAAGAATGTCTCAAGGTCATACATGAAAAGTTTATGGAAGAGATTCATATGTACCTTCAGGATTGCAAAGGTGCAGCAGAAGGGCTGGAAATGCAGCACATCGAACTAAAAGAAGCCTTAGAGGCACAAA AAGTATCACAAAGGAAGCTTGTTTCACAAGCAGAAGCAGCAGTTGAGAACCATATCAGTGATGCCCACAGAAAAATGACGTCTGTCTGTAAG ATGAGACAAAAGAAGATGCAACAATTGAAATTCGCCGTTGGAGAGTGCTTAAAGGATGTGGTGTTGGGTTAA
- the LOC141638199 gene encoding LOW QUALITY PROTEIN: protein transport protein SEC23 A (The sequence of the model RefSeq protein was modified relative to this genomic sequence to represent the inferred CDS: inserted 1 base in 1 codon) has translation MGEREATMPRFVRPPLLQKPDQNQTTTTTTSSPQMSTPPGPPVFRSPVKPAAVPFRTSPASPQPAVLPPSSPPGFAHSDLPHHFSPAKEMSLPAAPHLLFSAYKVLKHKKLSNLPSLGLGVLISPAKDISXAPQIIDRDPHRCHNCGAYSNPFCNILPVSGQWQCALCRSLNASQGEYVASTKDDLHNFPELSSPVVDYLHTASRISGFVPVSDSRMSAPLVLVIDESLDEPHLQHLQSSLHAFLDSLPPATRIGIISYGRAVSVYDFSEESVASADLLPGDKSPSEDSLKALIYGTGVYLSPLHVSLPVAHTIFSSLRPYKANTPEASRDRCLGTAVEVALAIIRGPSAEMSRGVVKRPGGNSRVLVCAAGPNTFGPGSIPHSFTHPNYAFLEKTATKWMDNLGREAHRQQTVVDVLCAGTCPVRVPVLQPLPGASGGVLILQDDFGEAFGVNLQRASSRASGSHGLLEIRTPEDIVVTQLIGPGEEAHLDTRDSFKNDTSISLQMLSVEETQSFSVFMELKRDIKIDHVFFQFAIQYSNVYQTDITRVMTVRLPTVDSLSAYLDSVEDEVAAVLIAKRTLLRAKTASDAIDMRSTIDERVKAMALNLGSQVPKSKLYKFPKELSSLPELLFHLRRGPLLGSIVGHEDERIVLRNIFLNASFDLSLRMVAPRCLMHREGGTFEELPAYDLAMQSDTAVVLDHGTDIFIWLGAELSAQEGKCAAALAACRTLAEELSESRFPAPRILAFKEGTSQARYFVSRLIPAHKDPAYEQEARFPQLRTLGAEERAKLKSSFIPFDDPSFCEWMRSLKLVPPEPS, from the exons ATGGGGGAAAGGGAAGCAACAATGCCGAGATTCGTTCGACCACCATTGTTGCAGAAACCGGATCAGAATCAgacgacgacgacgacaacaTCATCACCACAAATGAGCACACCACCAGGACCACCTGTATTCAGGTCGCCGGTGAAGCCAGCTGCGGTTCCATTCAGAACATCACCAGCGTCACCACAACCAGCTGTACTACCACCTTCTTCACCTCCTGGTTTTGCCCACTCAGATCTCCCTCACCACTTCTCACCTGCAAAAGAGATGTCTCTTCCTGCTGCTCCCCACCTTCTCTTTTCTGCTTATAAg GTTCTCAAGCACAAAAAGCTTTCTAATCTCCCCAGTTTGGGTCTCGGTGTTTTGATCTCTCCCGCTAAAGACATCT TTGCCCCTCAAATCATCGACCGCGATCCTCACCGCTGTCACAATTGTGGTGCTTATTCTAATCCTTTTTGTAACATCCTTCCCGTCTCTGGCCAATGGCAATGTGCCCTCTGTCGCTCCTTGAACGCCAGCCAAGGCGAGTATGTTGCCTCTACCAAAGACGACCTTCATAACTTCCCTGAGCTTTCCTCCCCCGTCGTTGACTACCTCCATACTGCTTCCAGGATCTCTGGCTTTGTTCCTGTTTCCGATTCTAGGATGTCTGCTCCTCTTGTGCTTGTCATTGATGAGTCTTTAGACGAACCCCACCTACAACATTTGCAAAGTTCCCTCCATGCCTTCCTTGACTCTCTCCCCCCTGCTACTAGGATTGGAATTATTTCTTATGGCCGCGCTGTTTCTGTCTATGACTTCTCTGAAGAATCCGTTGCATCTGCTGACTTGCTCCCTGGTGATAAGTCACCGTCCGAGGACAGTCTAAAAGCTTTGATCTATGGGACCGGTGTATACCTGTCCCCTCTTCATGTTTCCTTACCTGTGGCCCATACTATTTTCTCCTCACTCAGGCCGTACAAGGCAAACACCCCCGAGGCTTCAAGGGACCGCTGTTTGGGTACCGCAGTGGAGGTTGCCCTAGCAATCATTAGAGGCCCGTCTGCTGAAATGTCTCGTGGGGTGGTTAAGAGGCCTGGAGGTAATAGCAGGGTACTCGTTTGTGCTGCTGGCCCCAATACTTTCGGACCTGGATCGATTCCTCATTCTTTCACTCACCCAAACTATGCCTTTCTCGAGAAGACTGCGACCAAGTGGATGGACAATTTGGGTCGAGAGGCTCATAGACAACAAACAGTTGTGGATGTTCTTTGTGCTGGCACATGTCCTGTGCGAGTTCCAGTTTTGCAACCTCTCCCTGGAGCTTCAGGTGGTGTTCTCATCCTTCAAGATGATTTTGGGGAGGCCTTTGGTGTGAACTTGCAGAGGGCTTCCAGTAGGGCTTCAGGTTCACATGGTTTACTGGAGATTCGGACCCCTGAGGATATTGTTGTTACCCAGCTTATTGGTCCTGGCGAGGAAGCCCATTTGGATACTCGGGATAGTTTTAAGAATGATACCTCTATTTCCCTTCAGATGCTGAGTGTGGAAGAAACACAAAGCTTCTCAGTGTTCATGGAACTGAAAAGAGACATCAAGATTGATCATGTATTTTTCCAGTTTGCAATACAGTATTCCAATGTCTACCAAACGGATATTACTAGAGTTATGACAGTGAGATTGCCTACCGTTGATAGTCTTTCGGCCTATCTTGACAGTGTTGAAGACGAAGTGGCTGCAGTTCTTATTGCCAAGAGGACTCTTTTGCGAGCCAAAACTGCTTCAGATGCTATTGACATGCGGTCAACCATAGATGAAAGAGTTAAAGCTATGGCTCTGAATCTTGGTTCTCAAGTTCCCAAATCAAAGCTTTATAAATTCCCCAAGGAGCTCTCTTCTTTGCCAGAGCTTCTGTTCCATCTTAGAAGAGGCCCATTGTTGGGAAGCATTGTTGGTCACGAGGATGAGAGAATTGTATTGAGGAACATATTTCTTAATGCATCCTTTGATCTCTCGCTGCGAATGGTTGCTCCTAGATGTCTAATGCATCGTGAAGGGGGTACCTTTGAAGAGTTACCTGCTTATGATCTGGCAATGCAGTCAGACACTGCTGTAGTATTGGATCATGGTACAGACATCTTCATTTGGCTG GGTGCTGAGCTATCTGCTCAAGAAGGAAAATGTGCTGCAGCCTTAGCAGCCTGCAGAACACTGGCTGAAGAGCTTAGCGAGTCACGTTTTCCTGCTCCACGTATTCTTGCATTCAAG GAAGGGACCTCCCAAGCACGATATTTTGTCTCTAGACTAATACCAGCTCACAAGGATCCAGCTTACGAGCAG GAAGCAAGATTTCCGCAGCTGCGAACCTTAGGAGcagaagagagggctaagttgaAGAGTAGCTTTATCCCGTTTGATGATCCAAGCTTCTGTGAGTGGATGCGAAGCCTAAAACTGGTGCCACCAGAGCCTAGTTGA
- the LOC141638194 gene encoding uncharacterized protein LOC141638194, with product MGGDEGGGGGEEKAELEYRRAKTSVWWDIENCQVPKGSDPHTIAQNITAALSKLDYGGSVSISAYGDTNRIPSSIQQALSSTGISLNHVPAGVKDASDKKILVDMLFWAVDNPSPGNYLLISGDRDFANALHQLRMRRYNILLAQPVKASHALVAAAKSVWLWTSLVAGGPPLSRNDSPPRPPPNNKNSNSTTTTNGWSASGGFPGNLDPSPRNNSDFAPNHQNSYPLLPRPTNASALSATPPGNLFPPVAHNHSFRPPQPRPQPPSPPIFNTAPDIGRLNISERPCYAQNSVNLPQQAGRDIKFNPSKYSSSTNRNLPQKGTNNNHINYSQRNTLNRQASAPARTTHSVPAPPAASTSLPRAQQGAGTISPPSEHEQGLAGLVLLALDSLRNDLITPTEANIVDCIRFGDSRHRDTDVKKALECAINQNMVEIQTMGQVQLYLLKNQPRVWSCVNPMGGNPNEFTKATWDKVQEFLVSSNGRSAITASVCSYEAALILKNSCLQGFALGQVIRILNMSIACKRWIKHRQSGWQPVIVTLKQGDTGKADS from the exons atgGGAGGCGACGAAGGAGGAGGCGGTGGGGAGGAGAAGGCTGAGTTGGAGTACAGAAGGGCTAAAACGTCGGTGTGGTGGGACATAGAGAATTGCCAAGTACCAAAAGGCAGCGATCCACACACAATAGCACAGAACATCACGGCAGCCCTATCCAAGTTGGATTACGGTGGATCCGTATCCATATCCGCATACGGGGATACCAATCGAATCCCTTCTTCCATTCAGCAGGCTCTCTCCTCCACCGGCATCTCTCTCAACCACGTTCCTGCCG GTGTTAAAGATGCTAGTGATAAGAAGATTCTAGTTGATATGCTGTTCTGGGCAGTTGATAACCCTTCCCCTGGCAATTATCTGTTAATCTCTGGTGACCGTGATTTTGCGAACGCCCTCCATCAACTCCGCATGCGCAGATATAATATACTACTTGCCCAACCTGTGAAAGCCTCTCATGCTCTTGTTGCTGCTGCCAAGAGTGTCTGGCTCTGGACCAGCCTTGTTGCCGGTGGTCCTCCTCTTTCTCGTAATGATTCTCCGCCCCGTCCGCCTCCCAACAATAAGAATTCTAATTCAACTACTACTACTAATG GTTGGTCTGCTTCAGGTGGCTTCCCAGGAAATCTCGACCCCTCTCCCAGGAATAATTCTGACTTTGCACCCAATCACCAGAATTCCTATCCTCTTTTGCCTAGGCCCACCAATGCCTCTGCTCTTTCTGCTACACCCCCTGGGAACTTGTTTCCTCCCGTTGCGCATAACCATTCTTTCCGTCCTCCCCAGCCTAGACCTCAACCCCCTTCACCTCCCATTTTTAATACTGCTCCTGATATTGGTAGACTAAATATATCTGAACGCCCGTGTTATGCCCAAAATTCCGTCAATCTTCCCCAACAAGCTGGAAGAGATATTAAGTTTAATCCTTCCAAATATTCAAGTTCTACCAACCGAAACTTACCCCAAAAAGGGACCAACAACAACCATATCAACTACTCTCAACGCAATACTCTCAACAGGCAAGCATCTGCTCCTGCTCGTACCACACATTCCGTACCTGCACCCCCTGCTGCTTCTACGTCACTCCCTCGTGCGCAGCAAGGGGCTGGTACCATCTCACCTCCTTCCGAACATGAGCAAGGCCTTGCAGGTCTTGTCTTGCTTGCCTTGGACAGCCTCAGAAATGACCTGATTACTCCAACAGAAGCAAACATAGTTGATTGTATAAGATTTGGTGATTCTAGGCATCGGGATACTGATGTCAAGAAGGCTTTGGAATGTGCAATTAACCAAAACATGGTAGAAATACAAACTATGGGTCAAGTTCAGCTTTATCTTCTCAAGAATCAGCCGCGGGTGTGGTCTTGTGTCAATCCTATGGGTGGCAATCCTAATGAGTTCACCAAGGCAACGTGGGATAAGGTTCAGGAGTTCCTTGTTTCTTCGAATGGAAGATCTGCTATAACTGCGTCTGTATGCAG CTATGAAGCTGCATTAATCTTGAAAAATTCGTGCCTGCAAGGCTTTGCACTTGGCCAAGTTATCCGTATATTGAATATGTCAATTGCTTGCAAACGATGGATAAAACATCGTCAATCAGGATGGCAGCCAGTCATAGTCACGTTAAAGCAGGGTGATACTGGTAAAGCTGATTCCTAA